One Coffea arabica cultivar ET-39 chromosome 5e, Coffea Arabica ET-39 HiFi, whole genome shotgun sequence DNA segment encodes these proteins:
- the LOC113688066 gene encoding indole-3-acetic acid-amido synthetase GH3.6-like isoform X1 — protein MSEAPKDEGAYAHAHDDTNTIYSVAEEKNKKFLQFIEEVTANADEVQKRVLAEILSRNAHVECLKRHGLNGQTDRETFKKIMPVTTYEDIQPDVNRIANGDKSHIICSQPISEFLTSSGTSGGERKLMPTTEEELERRSLLYNLLMPVMSQFVPGLERGKGMYFVFIKSEVKTPGGLVAHPVLTSYYKSSHFKNRSFDPYTNYTSPNETILCPDSYQSMYSQMLCGLCLNKEVLRVGAVFASGFIRAIRFLEKHWSLLCNDIRTGTLNPQITDPSVREAVMKILKPDPQLAEFIEGECGMESWQGIITRLWPNTKYIDVIVTGTMSQYIPTLDYYSNGLPLVCTRYASSECFLGVNLNPLCKPSEVSYTLIPTVGYFEFLPVDRNNGVTNCISMPKSLNGKEKQELVDLADVKLGQEYELVVTTYAGLYRYRVGDVLRVAGFKNKAPQFNFICRKNVVLSIDTDKTDEVELQNAVKNAVSHLVPFDARVTDYTSYADTTTIPGHYVLFWELSLNGSTPIPPSVFEDCCLAVEESLNSVYRQGRVSDKSIGPLEIKIVEAGTFDKLMDHALSLGASINQYKTPRCVKFAPIVELLNSRVKASYSSPKCPKWVAGHKKWNINVK, from the exons ATGAGTGAGGCACCAAAAGATGAGGGGGCTTATGCTCATGCTCACGACGACACTAACACTATCTACAGTGTTGCtgaggagaaaaacaagaaatttcTTCAGTTTATTGAAGAAGTCACCGCTAACGCTGATGAGGTCCAAAAAAGGGTTCTTGCTGAAATCTTGTCTAGGAATGCCCATGTCGAGTGCTTAAAAAGACATGGCCTTAATGGTCAGACTGATAGAGAaactttcaagaaaatcatgccTGTCACCACTTACGAGGATATTCAGCCTGATGTTAACCGTATTGCTAATGGGGACAAGTCTCATATCATCTGTTCACAGCCCATCTCCGAGTTCTTGACAag TTCTGGGACATCTGGTGGAGAGAGGAAATTGATGCCTACAACTGAGGAAGAACTAGAAAGGAGATCATTGCTTTACAATCTTCTGATGCCTGTGATGAGTCAATTTGTTCCCGGACTAGAGAGAGGCAAAGGAATGTATTTCGTGTTTATCAAATCTGAGGTTAAGACCCCAGGTGGGCTAGTGGCTCATCCTGTTTTAACTAGTTACTACAAAAGTTCCCACTTTAAGAACAGGTCTTTTGACCCTTACACGAACTATACTAGCCCAAACGAGACCATCTTGTGCCCTGACTCTTATCAGAGCATGTATTCCCAAATGCTTTGTGGGTTGTGCCTAAACAAAGAGGTCCTCCGGGTTGGTGCTGTTTTTGCCTCGGGTTTCATCCGAGCAATCCGTTTTCTTGAAAAGCATTGGTCACTTCTGTGCAATGATATCCGAACTGGAACTCTAAACCCACAAATTACTGACCCGTCTGTGAGGGAAGCAGTGATGAAAATTCTAAAGCCTGACCCACAACTTGCTGAATTCATCGAGGGGGAATGTGGGATGGAGTCTTGGCAAGGGATTATTACTAGGTTGTGGCCAAACACCAAGTATATTGATGTTATCGTGACTGGGACCATGTCACAGTACATACCAACTCTGGATTACTATAGCAATGGCCTACCTCTTGTTTGCACCAGGTATGCTTCTTCAGAGTGCTTTTTAGGTGTCAATCTCAACCCTCTTTGCAAGCCAAGCGAAGTTTCCTATACCCTCATTCCCACCGTGGGATATTTTGAATTCTTGCCGGTTGACAGAAACAATGGCGTTACAAATTGTATATCCATGCCGAAATCCCTCAATGGGAAGGAGAAACAGGAACTGGTTGATCTCGCTGATGTTAAGCTTGGACAGGAGTACGAGCTTGTTGTCACCACTTATGCAG GCCTTTATCGGTATAGAGTGGGAGATGTACTAAGGGTTGCTGGATTCAAGAACAAGGCCCCTCAATTCAACTTCATATGCCGCAAGAATGTGGTCTTAAGCATTGATACTGATAAGACTGATGAGGTTGAGCTACAAAATGCAGTGAAAAATGCAGTGAGCCATTTGGTCCCGTTTGATGCCCGGGTGACAGATTACACTAGCTATGCTGATACCACTACAATTCCTGGACATTATGTTCTTTTCTGGGAGCTTAGCCTGAATGGCTCAACCCCAATTCCTCCTTCAGTTTTTGAGGACTGTTGCCTGGCCGTTGAGGAGTCGCTCAACAGTGTCTACCGCCAGGGTCGTGTTTCTGACAAGTCAATCGGCCCTCTTGAGATCAAGATTGTGGAGGCTGGCACATTTGATAAGCTTATGGACCATGCCCTTAGCTTAGGAGCTTCAATTAATCAGTATAAAACTCCCCGTTGCGTCAAGTTTGCACCAATTGTTGAACTTTTGAACTCGAGGGTTAAGGCCAGCTACTCCAGTCCAAAATGTCCCAAGTGGGTTGCTGGTCATAAGAAGTGGAATATCAACGTGAAATAA
- the LOC113688066 gene encoding indole-3-acetic acid-amido synthetase GH3.6-like isoform X2, whose amino-acid sequence MSEAPKDEGAYAHAHDDTNTIYSVAEEKNKKFLQFIEEVTANADEVQKRVLAEILSRNAHVECLKRHGLNGQTDRETFKKIMPVTTYEDIQPDVNRIANGDKSHIICSQPISEFLTSSGTSGGERKLMPTTEEELERRSLLYNLLMPVMSQFVPGLERGKGMYFVFIKSEVKTPGGLVAHPVLTSYYKSSHFKNRSFDPYTNYTSPNETILCPDSYQSMYSQMLCGLCLNKEVLRVGAVFASGFIRAIRFLEKHWSLLCNDIRTGTLNPQITDPSVREAVMKILKPDPQLAEFIEGECGMESWQGIITRLWPNTKYIDVIVTGTMSQYIPTLDYYSNGLPLVCTRNNGVTNCISMPKSLNGKEKQELVDLADVKLGQEYELVVTTYAGLYRYRVGDVLRVAGFKNKAPQFNFICRKNVVLSIDTDKTDEVELQNAVKNAVSHLVPFDARVTDYTSYADTTTIPGHYVLFWELSLNGSTPIPPSVFEDCCLAVEESLNSVYRQGRVSDKSIGPLEIKIVEAGTFDKLMDHALSLGASINQYKTPRCVKFAPIVELLNSRVKASYSSPKCPKWVAGHKKWNINVK is encoded by the exons ATGAGTGAGGCACCAAAAGATGAGGGGGCTTATGCTCATGCTCACGACGACACTAACACTATCTACAGTGTTGCtgaggagaaaaacaagaaatttcTTCAGTTTATTGAAGAAGTCACCGCTAACGCTGATGAGGTCCAAAAAAGGGTTCTTGCTGAAATCTTGTCTAGGAATGCCCATGTCGAGTGCTTAAAAAGACATGGCCTTAATGGTCAGACTGATAGAGAaactttcaagaaaatcatgccTGTCACCACTTACGAGGATATTCAGCCTGATGTTAACCGTATTGCTAATGGGGACAAGTCTCATATCATCTGTTCACAGCCCATCTCCGAGTTCTTGACAag TTCTGGGACATCTGGTGGAGAGAGGAAATTGATGCCTACAACTGAGGAAGAACTAGAAAGGAGATCATTGCTTTACAATCTTCTGATGCCTGTGATGAGTCAATTTGTTCCCGGACTAGAGAGAGGCAAAGGAATGTATTTCGTGTTTATCAAATCTGAGGTTAAGACCCCAGGTGGGCTAGTGGCTCATCCTGTTTTAACTAGTTACTACAAAAGTTCCCACTTTAAGAACAGGTCTTTTGACCCTTACACGAACTATACTAGCCCAAACGAGACCATCTTGTGCCCTGACTCTTATCAGAGCATGTATTCCCAAATGCTTTGTGGGTTGTGCCTAAACAAAGAGGTCCTCCGGGTTGGTGCTGTTTTTGCCTCGGGTTTCATCCGAGCAATCCGTTTTCTTGAAAAGCATTGGTCACTTCTGTGCAATGATATCCGAACTGGAACTCTAAACCCACAAATTACTGACCCGTCTGTGAGGGAAGCAGTGATGAAAATTCTAAAGCCTGACCCACAACTTGCTGAATTCATCGAGGGGGAATGTGGGATGGAGTCTTGGCAAGGGATTATTACTAGGTTGTGGCCAAACACCAAGTATATTGATGTTATCGTGACTGGGACCATGTCACAGTACATACCAACTCTGGATTACTATAGCAATGGCCTACCTCTTGTTTGCACCAG AAACAATGGCGTTACAAATTGTATATCCATGCCGAAATCCCTCAATGGGAAGGAGAAACAGGAACTGGTTGATCTCGCTGATGTTAAGCTTGGACAGGAGTACGAGCTTGTTGTCACCACTTATGCAG GCCTTTATCGGTATAGAGTGGGAGATGTACTAAGGGTTGCTGGATTCAAGAACAAGGCCCCTCAATTCAACTTCATATGCCGCAAGAATGTGGTCTTAAGCATTGATACTGATAAGACTGATGAGGTTGAGCTACAAAATGCAGTGAAAAATGCAGTGAGCCATTTGGTCCCGTTTGATGCCCGGGTGACAGATTACACTAGCTATGCTGATACCACTACAATTCCTGGACATTATGTTCTTTTCTGGGAGCTTAGCCTGAATGGCTCAACCCCAATTCCTCCTTCAGTTTTTGAGGACTGTTGCCTGGCCGTTGAGGAGTCGCTCAACAGTGTCTACCGCCAGGGTCGTGTTTCTGACAAGTCAATCGGCCCTCTTGAGATCAAGATTGTGGAGGCTGGCACATTTGATAAGCTTATGGACCATGCCCTTAGCTTAGGAGCTTCAATTAATCAGTATAAAACTCCCCGTTGCGTCAAGTTTGCACCAATTGTTGAACTTTTGAACTCGAGGGTTAAGGCCAGCTACTCCAGTCCAAAATGTCCCAAGTGGGTTGCTGGTCATAAGAAGTGGAATATCAACGTGAAATAA
- the LOC113688067 gene encoding gluconokinase-like, which yields MAPDWKGKAIVIMGVSGAGKSTIGQMLGEALKCCYIDADDYHPQANREKMRNGIPLSEEDRIPWLETLRDALRRSTGNGGTVILGCSALQKHYREILRSADPNYYEPGSYISIVKFVLLHAQADVLAARLEKRAAEGKHFMPAKLLQSQMDLLHIDESEGVLKVDATLEPQAIVNIIIQALIIKPQSQRSP from the exons ATGGCACCGGATTGGAAAG GAAAAGCTATTGTCATAATGGGAGTTAGCGGTGCTGGGAAATC AACCATTGGTCAGATGCTAGGTGAAGCTTTAAAATGCTGCTATATCGATGCTGATGATTACCATCCACAAGCTAACAGAG aaaaaatgaGAAATGGGATACCTCTATCTGAGGAAGATCGCATACCGTGGCTTGAAACACTGAGAGATGCCCTAAGAAGAAGTACAGGGAACGGAGGAACTGTAATCCTTGGTTGCTCAGCTCTACAAAAGCACTACAGAGAAATTCTTAGATCTGCAGACCCGAATTATTATGAACCAGGTTCTTACATTTCTATAGTCAAATTTGTATTGTTGCATGCTCAGGCTGATGTGCTCGCTGCTCGGCTGGAGAAGAGAGCCGCAGAGGGGAAACATTTCATGCCCGCAAAGCTCTTGCAGTCCCAAATGGATTTGCTTCATATTGATGAATCTGAAGGTGTGCTTAAGGTTGATGCTACGCTAGAACCCCAGGCTATTGTGAATATCATCATACAAGCTTTGATCATCAAACCTCAGTCACAGCGAAGTCCTTGA
- the LOC113687827 gene encoding G-type lectin S-receptor-like serine/threonine-protein kinase At4g27290: MSHKQKGYVMFFQFPPRIKLRRESERFPFLFFSFILVLCRSHVCNAVDTITTIEPLRDGETITSSGGNFELGFFSPGNSSSRYVGIRYNNISSTTVVWVANRGAPLTNASGILKVAKSGQLILLDYANNIIWSTNLSRPVQNPFAQLLDSGNFILKDSDDENSDNFLWQSFDHPTDTLLPGMKLGWNLETGQEFYLTSWKNENDPAPGEFTYRTDITGYAEHVLRKGPIVISRGLPWTGIETVDYSGAPNTGKNPVYSFALVYNQRELYFSYQLLNSFASRFVLNQSGVAQNWLLFDDEREGWVLHFNIPNNTCDSYGLCGPYGACNIANDPICGCLEGFQPKYPHRWVKKDWSGGCIRRTPLNCENGDENGFLKYSVFTFPETKNTWYSGDMALEDCKTLCLKNCSCTAYANPDARDGGSGCLLWFEQLIDIRENSQGQDVYIRLASTELVSRNGFSWRTRVTRIVGVSLSSGVLLLGLSLTLYRKRKKKLEDYEDEELVLFDLDTLIQATSNFSPSNKLGEGGFGPVYKGVLEDGQEIAVKRLSKTSTQGLDEFKNEVIYITKLQHRNLVKMLGCCIQGEEKMLIYEFMHNRSLDSFIFDPARSRLLDWPQRFNIINGIARGLLYLHEDSRLRIIHRDLKASNILLDDTMNPKISDFGTARSFIGNETGARTDRVAGTYGYMSPEYAMQGRFSVKSDVFSFGVTILEIVSGQKNNAFVHPGHHHSLLGHAWKLYKEGRSLELVDESLGNYSTGLTDVLRSIHVGLLCVQQYPEDRPNMSAVVMMLGNEGALPQAHQPGFFAERNESCSAACVASSQNDMTITILEPR, translated from the exons ATGAGCCACAAACAGAAAGGATATGTTATGTTCTTTCAATTTCCACCAAGAATCAAGTTGAGAAGAGAGTCGGAAAGATTTCCCTTCCTCTTCTTCTCCTTTATTCTAGTACTCTGCAGATCACACGTTTGCAATGCAGTTGACACAATAACCACCATTGAACCACTCCGAGATGGTGAAACCATCACTTCCTCAGGTGGAAATTTTGAACTGGGATTTTTCAGCCCAGGCAATTCCAGCAGCCGATACGTAGGTATACGGTATAACAACATATCTTCCACAACCGTGGTATGGGTTGCCAACAGAGGGGCTCCACTTACCAATGCATCAGGTATCTTGAAGGTTGCTAAGTCCGGACAGTTGATTCTTTTAGATTATGCTAATAACATCATCTGGTCTACAAATTTGTCCAGACCTGTGCAGAATCCGTTTGCTCAGCTTTTAGATTCTGGGAATTTTATCCTGAAAGATTCGGACGATGAAAATTCGGATAATTTTCTCTGGCAGAGTTTCGATCATCCAACTGATACACTTTTACCTGGCATGAAGCTTGGTTGGAACTTGGAAACCGGCCAGGAGTTCTATCTGACATCTTGGAAGAACGAGAATGATCCAGCACCTGGCGAGTTTACATATCGCACAGATATTACTGGATATGCGGAACACGTGCTGAGAAAGGGCCCTATTGTGATAAGTCGAGGATTACCTTGGACTGGCATTGAAACTGTGGATTATAGTGGGGCTCCAAATACTGGGAAAAATCCTGTATACTCGTTTGCTCTAGTTTATAACCAGAGAGAGTTGTATTTCAGCTATCAACTCCTGAATTCTTTTGCTTCAAGGTTTGTATTAAATCAAAGTGGTGTTGCACAGAATTGGTTATTGTTCGATGATGAAAGAGAAGGTTGGGTCCTTCACTTTAATATACCAAATAATACCTGTGATTCTTATGGACTGTGCGGACCATATGGTGCTTGCAATATTGCAAATGATCCAATATGTGGATGTTTGGAAGGATTTCAACCAAAATATCCTCATCGATGGGTTAAGAAAGATTGGTCAGGTGGGTGTATCAGGAGGACGCCCCTGAATTGCGAGAACGGAGATGAAAACGGTTTCTTGAAGTATTCTGTTTTTACGTTTCCAGAAACAAAAAATACCTGGTACAGTGGAGATATGGCTCTTGAAGATTGCAAGACTCTCTGCTTGAAGAATTGCTCTTGTACGGCTTATGCAAATCCAGATGCACGTGATGGAGGAAGCGGCTGCTTGCTTTGGTTTGAACAGCTCATTGACATCAGAGAGAATTCTCAAGGGCAAGATGTCTACATTAGGCTGGCTTCAACTGAATTAG TATCTCGCAACGGCTTTAGCTGGAGGACAAGAGTAACACGTATAGTTGGTGTATCACTATCGAGCGGAGTGCTTCTTTTAGGCCTTAGCCTTACACTATATCGCAAACGGAAGAA GAAGTTAGAGGATTACGAGGATGAAGAACTGGTGCTCTTTGATTTAGACACGCTAATTCAAGCTACTAGTAACTTTTCACCCAGTAATAAGCTTGGAGAGGGTGGATTTGGGCCGGTCTACAAG GGCGTGTTAGAAGATGGACAGGAGATAGCAGTGAAGCGACTTTCAAAAACTTCCACTCAAGGGCTTGATGAGTTCAAGAACGAAGTTATATACATCACCAAGCTCCAACATCGAAATCTTGTTAAAATGTTAGGTTGCTGCATTCAGGGAGAAGAAAAGATGCTGATATATGAATTCATGCACAACCGAAGCCTGGATTCCTTTATATTTG ATCCAGCACGAAGCAGATTGCTTGATTGGCCTCAGCGATTCAACATAATTAATGGTATAGCTCGGGGACTTTTATATCTTCATGAAGATTCACGACTGAGAATTATCCATAGAGACCTAAAGGCTAGCAACATTTTGCTAGATGACACAATGAACCCAAAGATATCAGATTTTGGAACGGCTAGAAGTTTCATAGGTAATGAGACTGGAGCTAGGACAGACCGAGTAGCTGGAACATA TGGCTACATGTCACCAGAGTATGCAATGCAAGGCCGTTTTTCAGTAAAATCTGATGTATTTAGTTTTGGAGTGACAATACTTGAGATTGTCAGTGGTCAGAAAAATAATGCATTTGTCCACCCTGGTCACCACCACAGCCTTCTAGGCCAT GCGTGGAAACTATACAAAGAAGGAAGGTCATTGGAACTAGTTGACGAGAGCCTAGGAAACTACTCCACTGGTTTAACAGATGTATTACGATCAATCCATGTTGGTCTGTTGTGTGTTCAACAATATCCAGAAGATAGACCCAACATGTCTGCTGTGGTTATGATGTTAGGTAATGAAGGGGCTCTTCCTCAAGCTCATCAGCCTGGTTTTTTCGCGGAAAGAAATGAATCTTGTTCTGCCGCCTGTGTTGCTAGCTCACAAAATGATATGACTATTACAATCTTAGAGCCTCGATAA